From the Motacilla alba alba isolate MOTALB_02 chromosome 1, Motacilla_alba_V1.0_pri, whole genome shotgun sequence genome, the window GGTTATGCTTTTGCCTCACCTAATGAAAGCTTTAATGCTTTTCAAATGTACTTAGATTATTATAAGTTCactcttttgtttttaactaaAGAAATAATGTCCCTAACAGAAACCGGCCAGGTCAAAAGCATTTTGCATCATTTCATGAGCACAAATTGCCTTCTAGTTTGGTGCCTGCtttctaattttgtttctgtctttatCTCTTAGCTGTTATGCAAGTTAATAAACAGTTTGCATCCAAAGGGAAATGAGCCTATTGCAAAGATCTCTGAATCAAAAATGGCTTTCAAGCAGATGGAACAAATATCTCAGTTCTTAAAAGCTGCTGAAATCTATGGAGTGAGGACAACAGATATTTTCCAGACAGTGGATTTATGGGaaggtaaaaataataaactgaaAGTCAGTTTACAGTCTTCATTTTACTTTGCTTTGATGTGCATTTTGTCTTGGCATATTCTCTAATGTAATtatcttttgtttctctttgccttACCTCATTACCATGTTCTTCCAGTGCTGCATTATTTCCTCTAGGGATTTATATTACACTGAGGGTATAACAGAACCTTTCCAAGGTCATGTGTTATCCAAAACCCCATCATTCTGATAGAAATTCACAGGCCTAATAAAACAACTGTTCTCTCTGCTAATTATTTCAAAGTAAATAGCTCCTAATAAGAACATGGAAACCCCTGATTTTCTGATGACAAAATTTTAATGCAGTCTTCAAATTGTAAGCAAAGCTTACATTGGAGCTAAGAAATGCATTCCCAGGAGCATATGTGCCTCTGTGAAGCTCATGAGGGTTCATTTATGACtactgagaaacaaaactgctCAATGCCATGTTAGCTGACCTTCTCTCTCTAAGGAGACAGTCTTTTAGGAGAGGTCACTATGGCAATGGCAAAAAACCTCAGGGTGCTCCTGTGGTTTTACAGTAAGGCAGGTGAAGTCTGTCTCCATCCTAGGCTCGAAATGGAAACTGCTTGTTCTAGTTGCTGAAGAGCTGAGTCATTTGTGCATTCATGGGGCTGGTTTTGCCCACTTCTATGGTGGTACATCCCATCCTGGTGCTCTAACAAAACACGCTGTATATCCTGCATCTCCCCGGACAAGGTGATGCAATGCTTTGGCTAAGTGCTCAGAGCAAAGACAGCTGCCAAGCAGTGAAAGGCACATATGAAAGGGTCAAAAATCTTCCATGAGAATCAAACAGTGGAAATAGGAAAACAATCCACTGAGAAAGCTGGCCAGCATAGTTTGTGTTGGAGTATGcatcaagagaaaaaagtgGGGTGTGTTTTCACAGGCAGTCAGAATATATGTGGAAGAGATCACTCCTCTGAAGGACAGGTGGAGAAATGAAAGACTAGGGAGCTCTTCATGAATGGGTTAGAGGGAAAGGAGATACTGACAGATGGTGTTACTAGGATCTGTAAATATCTCAGAGTGCCAGATTTGCTTGACAAATCCGTACCTTGGGCACAAAGGTAGGATTGTTTATTCAAGTTCAGTCTTTAGTGTTTTATGCAATCTATCTTTACATGTCTTAAATGAAGGGATTTTCGCTTCCCTGAAATAGCATCTCTCCACCCTCAGCCTAGCAGACTGTTGAGAGAGAAGCTCCATCTAACTTGTAACGGATGATAATCGCTCATTTCAGATATTGTTCTTACTGTCTTTTGCAACTCATAATGGCTTCCCACCATGCATATGAAAATATGGTTCATTGATCCTTATGAGGAAAAGGACTTGCTTTGAAGACACAATGCTCTTACTGCTTGTGGCTGTCCCCTAATTTCCTTTCACTCATCACCTTTTCTCAACAGACATAAGGTGAAAAGATAGTAACTTCTAGAGGACAGGAAGTCAAAACACAACTTGCAACCTAGGAAGAAGACATGCAAGGCTTTTCTTCACTGCTACTTTAAGACTTCCCAAAGCTAATCTGTGACTCCTCACTTTCCTACTCCTTTTTCATCCTTCCTGCTCCTCATTTCAGTGCTGGAAGGACATAATATGTCTCTCCAGCAGTAAGAGCTCCTTGTGTCTCACTGTAACTCTGATCGCTGGCATCTGTGCTGCTTCAGGGCTGAATTGTCTGAACAAGGATGCCTTAGCTGGGCAGAAAGGACAATCTCTATTTCACTGTTTCATAATGGCAGCACTCCTACACTTCACACCGTAATCTCTTTAGAAAGAGAAATGTCAATGTATGTTTATAGGGAAAGAAAAGTGTGACTGAGAAACAGCTTTCCCCTGGCACTAATTGTTTTCCATGagcttttgctttgaaattcttAGCAatgattaatgaaaatattttaggctATGAGCTGCTGTTGGCTGTTTCAAACTCTCTCAGTCCATCTGTTACacttttcttcatctctttggCTTCTTGATCTTGGGGAAATACCACCTCTTTTTTGGCCCCTTCTTAACGTAAACGTACTATGCTGAGCAGCTTTCCCTGATCCACACTCAAGACATGTTCACTGCCTTTTACAGATCCCTCCTTGATATATTTCCAAGCAGGCAAGAGGCAGGTGAAccactgtgtattttttcaacatttacaaaaaagcatttcaggagTACTCTGCAGAGCAGTTCTCCATCTTTGTGTTTGAACCTTCTCCTTTCTGGACCTGGAGAGGAAGTCCTTCCAGATAGGTTTCGCCTAAAGAGAAAAGCTTGGAACAAGAAGTGAGCAGAGACCCCTTCCtccttgttttaaaaacagtgcCAAGTTCCTCTACAAGGCTGTGCTATTTAAAGCACACTGCAGAGGACACGGAGATGCAGGAGTGGGTCCCTGAAGAGAGGCTGAAGCTGTGGACCAGGTGGGCGGCCCACATGACTGTCAATAAACAAGTATTGGAGCTGACGGAAGGCACTGACTACAATTTGCTGCAATACCAGAGTCAAACCCACCTTCAGGGAAGGTGCATGATCCCTTCTGTCAGGTGACTGCActgaacatttaaattttttccctgctttttttttttttatgctgacCATCAAGCCCTTTGTATCCTTTGCTGGAGGAGGGCAAGTGACACAAGACCACTTGGATTCAGGTCTTCCCTCACCCACACCACTCCTCATATGTAGCAAGGAGTCTCTGGAGAACAGAGCTGTGGCTTTGTTTTGTCACATGTCATTCAGCTCCCACTCACTCAGTTTTCCCCCTGCGGCATCTCCCACTTGTCAAATGTAACAAAtaaggcagagctgagcacagtgCGTGAAGGTGCTGCCAGATGGCTCTGCAAGGCTGATCATCATATTTCACTGCCTGtcttttgttccttttgcttttttccttcgCTTGCCATCATTATTCAGCTGATTCACTTTTAAATCCTTCTCCGCCATCTCTTTTCATCCCAGGCAGTCACTGCTCTCCTGCTATACTGGAGGCATTCCAAGGACGTTGTATGTGGCATCTGTTACAGCATATGGtacatctgctgctgtgggagctctCGGGGTTCCTGCCTAATGCTTCTCTGGGTGCGCCTGCGGACATGTGCATGGGGAATGTCAGCTCTGCGGCTGCCTTCTCCAGCAAGGACCCCTCTGATGCAGTTTGCtttaaatacagtaaaatgCATCAGTTCTGGGGGGCTGACAATTTATTTTATGAGCAAATAGTCCCCTGCAGATAGGATTTTTATAAACTTTAGTAGTCTGTAtgacagccacagctggaagCTGATAGATGTTTTCAGCTTTAGTGTGCTGTCCTCACTTCAGCCACTCTGTTACAGAGCCCTGGACTGCATCTGCCTGTAATCAGGGTGATGCACTACAGAAACACAGAGTGTGCACTGCTCCTTTCCCTCTACACTCCAGCTCATCTACAGTGGTGCCCATTAATATTGGTCCACTGGAGGAATTTCTGAATTCTGTTATTGTTGTGTCTCTGGTGTCTCCTTTTTTCTGAATTGCTTGTTTTCACGTGTGAAGAGCCAGAATCAGATCTGTTAACTAGATACATTACTTTAGGAAAGAGGAAGAACTGGAATGAAAGAGGCGAGAGGAGTAATAGAAATGCTTATGGAAGGATTTCATAAGGGAGAAGCAAAAGGTAGATTTCCAATAACCTACTACCTCACACAATTGGAAATACCTGCTGCAACTTATTTTCTCTAGAAAGTATTCCAAAGGTAGCATGTCTGAATTGGGTAATGAGTTGTTTAACTTTTATTTGGCTAAAGCTGAGACAAGCCCTGACTTTCTGAACTGAGGAATGAAGTAAGATAGCATAGGGAGACCATGGGAAAATAGTGGACCAAATGGGAGAAGTTAAAGGTATGAAACTGAATAGCATCATAGTAAGTAGGAAGGTTTAGGAAGGTGTTTTGATGGTTAATTTGGGGAGGACTGATAGAATTTATCTGCACAGGAGCTCCCAGAACTGCTGTGAGCTCTGTTAGCACAGGGATTAAACTGACTCTGAATAAATTGAGACACAACACTGTTATTTAACACACTATTCTCCTTCAGCTACATTTTACTGACTATATTACCATTATTTGCATACCAAAATAATCTTTCCTTAGGAGAAAATTTTGTCAAAGTGATTCTATAGATTTAAAATGGTATGGAGGAAGGcattaaaataatcaaaggCCTGGAAACCTAGAAATGCCTGAAAATTAAGTTTTGCTTTAACTCCATCCCTTTGTTGACTTTAATAAGCTCTTGTATGTCAGTACTTTCATTTCAGCAATGGTAAAATAGCATTTATAATTCTATTAATGCACATCTTCAGGGACCTGGGGGAGTTAGTTAATACATCGGATAAAACTGGTTTTCAGTGTGCCAAGCTATTTGTTGAGCAAGGATTTCCTACATTAATTTCACTGTCTGGCTTTCTAGGGAAGGAcatggcagcagtgcagagaacCTTAATGGCTTTGGGCAGTTTGGCGGTCACCAAGGATGATGGCTGCTACAAAGGAGATCCGTCCTGGTTCCACAGGTAAAgtccagagctcagctgctcaggACTGTCTTCCCTGGGAAGCTGGTAATATCTGCCTTTAGTCTTTAAGGAAATTtactgggaaaggaagggaagagtaTTTCCCAAGTTTCCGTGTAATAGGGAGGTTTTTCTCTCTGGAGGCTAGAgaagggaagcaggaaaagTGTACATTTGTCATCAGGTTTGCTCTCTCACATCAGATAACAGACAGAAAGACTAAGGAAAACTAGGCTGTCAAGGATGTCTGTGAACCCCCAAGTATCAACCCCTTCACTTAGCAAAGAGAAGGCATGAAGTCTCTTTACTTTTTTCATCaaaccaaaaattatttaattttgtaggCTTCTTTATTCTTGGGGAGCACTGCTTATCTGTGAAGAATTCTCTGTCTTGGCAAAGCTGTTTATTTGTTCTGAAGTTCCATTTATTTTGGCTAGGGAGGCTGTAAAGCAGGGataggaagaaaaggaaatcctCCTGCAGTTACTCTTCTGCCCCACAGGCATAATATTGACATAAGTTTCTGCATCCAAGAGTATCTCTCACACAGAAATGTCAAAGGCAGGTTAGCAAAAAGAGTTCTGACTGCTTGTCTTTTCTTTGCTTGAATTTTCTGATGTCTAGGTGAGGCtcagcaaaaataaagcaaacttCACTTTGTTTGACTTAAACACTGAGCTGGTTAAACTGAATCTGAGATTTGAATTTTAGGGGAATAAATGCAAACTCCTATGCATTGTTTCTATTAAATCAGGTTGCATTAACTTAAAATACTGCACAAATAGATTTATATTTATGGAATATAATtaagtttaaaatttatttcaaatccagttacattctttaatataaacCAGACATGAAATCACTATGACCCAGACAGGCTTATTTCTTTATGTAACTAAAACAAAGTCCCACATggaaaagttaattttcatCTGGACTTCTCATTGTGGGTGGGAACAGTTTTTGTTGGCATGGATGAAGATGTGATCACCTCCGTTCTCTTCTAAGCTGTCTTTCCAGCGCGTACTGCTTGGATAGCCAACCCATATCCATTGCAGTCCCTTGTGAAATACCATGTTACAGTTGCTGCCTTAAGGAAAGCATGTTGCCAGTCAGGAGCTGTTTCTGGAGTAGCTTCCCTATCCCTTCAGGCAGAACAAACCCCCTCACTGCCACCCAGTGTTACTCATAATTCAGGGCTTTTAGGGTGATTCTTAAGTCCCTTAAGTTGAATTGAGAGACCAGTAGCAAATGGCGTAAGAGAATCCATGCAGGGGTCTACAGTGATTAGGATAATACCACACTTGAGGTAAGCCATTTAACTTTCTATTGCCAGTGTCTCACAGTCCCATCGCCATCAGACTGATGTCCCTGTCCTTGCATAGCAAGATTCATGGATCCATAGCTGTTTGTTATTCTGTGGCTTGGCAAACACAAGCACTAGTGTAACATTGGCACAAAAATTTGACAGACCTAGTGTGCTCAGTTTGAGGTGACAGTGATGCCAGACAGGCCAAACAGAACTTGACATAGCGTGAGACATGGCAGGTGAGTAGACTTGCCTTTGTCTCTTTTCTTAGTCTCAGTTAAGGCCATTTTCACTCATCTAAAAACAAATCTCGTACATGTTATCTATAAGACCATCATATACTAAATGTGGGGCTTGTGATGGTAAAAATAACACTATATGATCCAAGCTATATATGTAATCAACTTTTATTAGCCTATCCAGGCTATCCTTTAGTCTCtccttctatttcttctttgcggttctcattttttccctgtttaatTACTTTTTGACTTTCTGTGGAAGTACTCATCAACATAGCAAAAAATTctaggaggaaagaaaaaagaactgtGGAAtactttcctcattttttaaattaaaatagagGCAGACACAGTGAACCTGAGACTCAATTAGGTAATAGGAGTTGTTCTAAAAACATTCTCTCATGGAGATCCTGGCAGTAGTTTGCTGCCTGTGTAAGtattctggaaaagaaattaagcagcagtgagagggagagaaagcCGTGCTTTCTGAGGCACCGCAGTTCTGTGTGCCTACCCCAAAACAGTGAGTTTTCTGGCAAGAGCTGTGAGAGCCTGCGGTGGGCCTCTATAAGCCCTCTTACTAGTCTATACTTCACCACTTGAGGACTCATTCTGGAAAATGGCTGGTCAGTCCTGGTGTCCTGTGGATCTTTCTCCCCCTTCTACTTTGCTGGGCTTTCACGTGGATGTGAGTTTGTCTCCTGCAATTTCCTGAACACCCTGAGCCTAGCAGAGGGTTTAAGTGCTTTTTCAGACTTGAGCCAGGGTTGTCAGCACAGTGCAGGATCTGACCCTCACAGAGAAGATCATGTTGATGGTTTTCAATCACAGCAGGTACCTAACCTAGTATTCTCATCTAGTGGAGgagtggggaagaaaaggggaacTGTAACTCGATGCCATATTGCTGCGTAATTTGTAACCTAATCACAGGACAAACCGACACAACAGGGAAATAGATTCTACCCATGTGGGAGTAGGGTCTGGTTGATGAAAAGCATCCCTCAGTCTGGGACTCTGCCGATTCATATGGCTCATTTGATAACAACAGACTGAGCCTTCTCCATTGTAAATTGCTTGTTTTCCCCACCTAGTAGAAATGAAAGATGAATCCAAGATGAACAGTTTCTTGCGAGGCAGCAGAGTGCACACTTTTCTCCTTCTTAGCTGCCACTTTGGCCTTCAGTGCtattttcagggagaaaaaggcTTCTTTTATGCTCCAACAAAGGTTCATTGATCCAAAGGGCTTTTGAGACCAGGGACACAGAACAAAAGTGGTCAGTATGTTTTGACAGAAGATAAGGAACTGTCATACAGTTAAGACACAGGTGCAAAAGGCAAAGCCTATCGCTTAGGAGGTGAGAGATGTGGAAATGGCAACAAGGCAAACATTCTGTCCTGCCAACAACCAATATCCCCTCTACAGAAATGATCAAGTCTCTTCTCTgacccactgctgctctgggtacACTCGGCTTTTATTTACTCGACTGTGTTAAATCACACCAGTTTTTACTGTTGCTCTAGATGGGTATCTACTTGTAGTACAACACAGGTAAGTGTCTCATGGATCAGATCCCATGGACTACAGCTGTTAACAGCTATAGTGCTCAACACTATTTAACcctattttgtgttttatataCAATGCTGCATAAATAGTTTACCTGTCACAGCTTCTGGGGAAGTCCCTTGGGGTTCTGCAATAACGGGGACAGTAAAAGTCCAAAGTATTGTGGGTTTGACTAGAGCATTACTTCTATCTGCAGGAAAGCAATTAGCCCTGCCAGTATTGTCCAGCACATGGGATGGGGCAAACGACTTAATGCATTACAAGGGATATGAGCCAATTTCAGATTGATTTTCATTATCACAATCCCTGTGTGAATTCATGATCCTACACAGAATGATGATATGTATGtatgttgctttttttgtgtgtatctggacaggaaagcacagcagaatCGACGAGGATTTTCAGAAGAGCAGCTTCGGCAGGGACAGAATGTAATAGGCCTTCAGATGGGCAGCAACAAAGGAGCATCACAGTCGGGTATGACAGGCTATGGGATGCCAAGGCAGATTATCTAAAAGCATCTCTGTCTGTGGAGAAAACACTCTTTCTGCAGCATGGTctgttaagggaaaaaaaaaaaaaaaaaaaaaaaaaaaaaaagaaagaaaaaatgcttattagtttcttttctgcctggtttttaatatttagtgCTCTCTAaggtttggggtatttttggtttggtttgtgttcTTTGCAGCTGCAAGAGTTTGCCTAGGAACTTGGGTTTTTGTGGTGGTGTGTGTCAGTTCACAGCACGTGTGCACTGCTGCCTCCTACTTTTCACTTCTGAACTATGCAAAGACAATTAttctgtattaatttatttgcaaagTGTTATCTTCCATATTTGTCTCACACTGCACTTGTATTTCAACCAGTAACCTCGTTCTTCAACCAGTGATGATATTGTTTGACTGaagaataaagacaaaataaagatACCTCAAAGACTCATTATTTAAAGGAGGTAAAAGCTGAAACCAACAACCACAGGGTACAGTGCAGATgagttaaatattttcaatggTCAATCTCTCTTATCTCTAACCCAGAGCACTCTCTGACTGACTCCCTGCTATAGTGCTTACAGTCTGTGTTACATGTTCAATTTAGTGTTTGTCTAAAGGCACACCCAAAGTATTTTcctaaaaagaagagaagattTATTATCCACTGAGTCTGATTCATGTAGTCCTAGCCAATTTAGCTCAGATTTTTCTTGACCTAGTATGCTGAGTCATCTGCAGCCCACAAATTTGTGGAGCAAGCTAAAATCGGTTttacagggaaagcaaaaaactgtatgaaaacaaagcaaagtaaGGATTAATTCACTATTTCCCATTGGCAGGTAGACATTTATCCGCTTCCTGGAAAGCATGGCCTCAGTATGCAGGATGGTTACTTTTCACCTCAGTaattctcttcttcctcttccctgagCTTTTGCTGCTGAGCATGACAAAATATGTATGGGATAGCCTTTGGCCAGGTGGGGTCAGCTGTTCCAGCTAGGCATCTCCCAGCTTCTTGCCCACTCACAGTTGGGGGGACAGaatgagaatgagaaaaaaatcttggcaCTGTGCAGGCAGTTTAGCAGTAGCCACTACTGGTGAATTATCAACTTCTTTAGTCCCCAGTCCAAAGCACAGCACCTAGCCAGACTTGGTACACCCACCAGCAGGTGAGTCTCCAAACTTTGGGAATTCTCCACTGTGAATGAACAGTCTGTCCGACAGAGGTGAGAACAGGCTTCATCTTGTGATTATTGCTACTATACCaagcaaagcacaaaacaaGTTGTGTTTCAAATGCAAAGCAAGAAATAGAACAAAAGTACTAGAATGCTCCTTGACCTGAAAACCCCCACAGTTCAAATTCAAATAATCTGTTATGCTCATTTATGAAGGGCTGTAAATGTGGCTAGTGGCTCATTTGGAGACAGTTTGCTGGAGTGTCAATAGAAGAAGTGGCTGACACAGTCATCTAGCCACCAAAGGCTACCAGAGCATTCTCTGAGTACTTGACTTGCCAGTCAACACAActgccttggggctgtgccccaCACACACTTGAGGGGTGCACACTATTTTCTATGCAGGTTTCCTTGCTATTGACTGTCTCTGGGCTTTCACTCACAAAGCCCATTCACCATTCACCTCTTCCCCACAAGCAAGAGGGAAGGGAAACATGATAATTGAACCTTGTGagttctttgggttttttctttttaattcatgAAAGTCTTCCAAGAAGGCCTGAAAACATAATATCTAGGCAGGTAATAAATGAAGATTAATATGTTCTGACAGCTTTCTGAGTGCCTACATATATAGATGGAGTGATTTCTGTCTGGCTTTGAACCCAGTGACACGTGCTGACAGCTCAGTGCTTACTAAGTAGCCCTAGGGCCGGCCACACACAGGTTCATGTGGCTTCAAAAATTTCTACCACCAAGGAAACTGAAAAGGTGGT encodes:
- the TAGLN3 gene encoding transgelin-3; translation: MANRGPSYGLSREVQEKIEQKYDAELESRLVNWIIVQCGEQIEHPPPGRQHFQTWLMDGTLLCKLINSLHPKGNEPIAKISESKMAFKQMEQISQFLKAAEIYGVRTTDIFQTVDLWEGKDMAAVQRTLMALGSLAVTKDDGCYKGDPSWFHRKAQQNRRGFSEEQLRQGQNVIGLQMGSNKGASQSGMTGYGMPRQII